The proteins below are encoded in one region of Lepisosteus oculatus isolate fLepOcu1 chromosome 10, fLepOcu1.hap2, whole genome shotgun sequence:
- the gpnmb gene encoding protein QNR-71 isoform X3 has protein sequence MEPLRLSLCLVSALLVSGANGRKRVRDMVPLGSRTGSVQYPQLEGWSPDTNSWNEKLYPGFKQADLRRGRGRSIVAHLTSDSPALAGSGITFTTTLQFPKCQKEDANGDLVFDRRCRDANGLVRAGGYVYNWTSWIDDYGFGNCTDLSRCNLFPDGKPFPQRYDWRRRSFVYVWHTMGQYYQTCGGSVSSITLNTTNVTLGAGMMEVLVYHKRERRKYSPAATADGIYFVTDKIPLVVNISQKVDRNSSDNVFVKGSDIVFTVQLHDPSHYLRKSAVSYTWDFSDGNRLITHSPVATHAYSAAGNVTVKLTVKAAFPTPCPPPTPTPLGLTSTTPDPTTAEVPTTSALTTEAPATTSTETTPFVTSVTPTTTTVASTTTAEPPTSPAESSSTAATEGTATPAFNSTSAQTAAPAVPWSAGPALQHGSQCLRYVYGSFEVELVIVDGVTAVESIQSHVIEQLSPAQVANITVDFVVKCIGSIPTIACTLISDGTCRTLKGVACEDIAPSESCQLTLQRTFSLAGTYCVNVTLAHPASIAQASTHVTVGKVSESSSAQAAETVLIAGTVLVVLFSAVAFVLYRHSREYKLVSKPGQSRAEGIVVSFRQVNSALLPGNEERNPLLQAKPNP, from the exons ATGGAACCTCTCCGCCTGTCCCTCTGCTTGGTCTCTGCGCTGTTAGTTTCAGGAGCAAATGGCAGAAAGA GGGTTCGTGACATGGTGCCCCTCGGTTCTCGGACGGGGTCTGTGCAGTATCCCCAGCTGGAGGGCTGGTCCCCGGACACCAACTCCTGGAACGAAAAACTCTACCCGGGTTTCAAGCAAGCGGACCTCCGGAGAGGAAGAG GGAGGTCCATCGTTGCCCATTTAACCAGCGACAGCCCAGCACTAGCAGGGTCCGGCATCACGTTCACAACCACCCTCCAGTTCCCGAAGTGCCAGAAGGAGGATGCTAACGGGGACCTGGTGTTCGACAGGCGCTGCAGAGACG CGAACGGCCTGGTTCGTGCTGGTGGCTACGTGTACAACTGGACCTCCTGGATCGACGACTACGGCTTCGGGAACTGCACAGACCTGTCCAGGTGTAACCTGTTTCCCGACGGGAAGCCGTTCCCCCAGCGCTAcgactggaggaggaggagtttCGTCTACGTGTGGCACACCATGG GTCAATACTATCAGACCTGCGGGGGCTCAGTGTCCAGCATCACTCTGAACACCACCAACGTCACCCTCGGTGCAGGCATGATGGAGGTGCTGGTGTACCACAAGAGAGAGCGCCGGAAGTACAGTCCAGCCGCCACAGCAGACGGCATCTATTTTGTTACCG ATAAGATTCCGCTCGTTGTGAACATCTCCCAGAAGGTTGACCGTAACTCTTCTGACAACGTCTTCGTCAAGGGGTCGGACATCGTCTTCACGGTGCAGCTGCACGACCCCAGCCACTACCTCAGGAAGAGCGCCGTCAGCTACACCTGGGACTTCAGCGATGGCAACAGGCTCATCACTCACAGCCCTGTTGCCACTCACGCCTACAGCGCGGCGGGGAACGTCACTGTGAAGCTCACCGTGAAAGCAGCCTTCCCCACGCCGtgcccccctcccacccccacaCCCCTGGGGCTGACGTCCACCACCCCCGACCCCACTACGG CAGAGGTCCCTACAACAAGTGCACTGACTACTGAGGCTCCAGCAACGACGAGCACAGAGACAACACCTTTTG TGACCTCCGTCACCCCGACTACAACGACTGTTGCTTCAACAACTACTGCTGAACCTCCTACCAGCCCGGCAGAGTCGTCCAGCACTGCCGCCACCGAGGGGACAGCGACACCCGCCTTCAACAGCACCTCTGCGCAGACTGCGGCCCCCGCCGTGCCCTGGAGCGCCGGGCCTGCCCTGCAGCACGGCTCTCAGTGCCTGCGCTACGTGTACGGGAGCTTCGAAGTGGAACTGGTCATCGTGG atGGTGTTACAGCAGTTGAGAGCATCCAGTCGCACGTGATTGAGCAGCTGTCCCCTGCGCAGGTGGCCAACATCACCGTGGATTTTGTGGTGAAGTGTATAGGCAG TATTCCCACAATCGCCTGCACGCTGATCTCCGATGGGACGTGTAGGACGTTGAAGGGCGTCGCCTGTGAGGACATAGCTCCCTCCGAGAGCTGCCAGCTGACCCTCCAGCGCACCTTCAGCCTGGCCGGGACCTACTGCGTGAACGTCACCCTCGCCCATCCCGCCAGCATCGCTCAGGCCAGCACACACGTGACTGTTGGGAAAG TTTCAGAGTCCAGCTCTGCACAAGCCGCGGAGACGGTGCTGATTGCTGGTACTGTCCTTGTGGTTCTGTTTAGTGCTGTGGCCTTTGTACTCTACAG GCATTCCAGGGAGTATAAACTTGTGAGCAAGCCTGGCCAGAGCAGGGCAGAGGGAATCGTGGTCTCCTTTCGCCAGGTGAACAGCGCTTTGCTTCCAGGCAACGAGGAAAGGAACCCCCTGTTACAGGCCAAGCCAAACCCCTAA
- the gpnmb gene encoding protein QNR-71 isoform X1 yields MTSPHHPNNTIIILTGDKEWRSGGQGHTQSVPVPTVCQDTGHSSRPTSSVPPGAGQDSSSHPCGLAPDPGVRDMVPLGSRTGSVQYPQLEGWSPDTNSWNEKLYPGFKQADLRRGRGRSIVAHLTSDSPALAGSGITFTTTLQFPKCQKEDANGDLVFDRRCRDANGLVRAGGYVYNWTSWIDDYGFGNCTDLSRCNLFPDGKPFPQRYDWRRRSFVYVWHTMGQYYQTCGGSVSSITLNTTNVTLGAGMMEVLVYHKRERRKYSPAATADGIYFVTDKIPLVVNISQKVDRNSSDNVFVKGSDIVFTVQLHDPSHYLRKSAVSYTWDFSDGNRLITHSPVATHAYSAAGNVTVKLTVKAAFPTPCPPPTPTPLGLTSTTPDPTTAEVPTTSALTTEAPATTSTETTPFVTSVTPTTTTVASTTTAEPPTSPAESSSTAATEGTATPAFNSTSAQTAAPAVPWSAGPALQHGSQCLRYVYGSFEVELVIVDGVTAVESIQSHVIEQLSPAQVANITVDFVVKCIGSIPTIACTLISDGTCRTLKGVACEDIAPSESCQLTLQRTFSLAGTYCVNVTLAHPASIAQASTHVTVGKVSESSSAQAAETVLIAGTVLVVLFSAVAFVLYRHSREYKLVSKPGQSRAEGIVVSFRQVNSALLPGNEERNPLLQAKPNP; encoded by the exons ATGACAAGCCCCCACCACCCCAATAACACAATTATAATTCTAACCGGAGACAAGGAGTGgcggtcagggggtcaggggcaTACCCAGAGTGTACCTGtccctacagtatgtcaggacACTGGACACTCCTCCAGACCGACCAGCAGTGTGCCCCCTGGCGCCGGACAGGACAGCAGCTCTCACCCCTGCGGCCTGGCCCCCGACCCAG GGGTTCGTGACATGGTGCCCCTCGGTTCTCGGACGGGGTCTGTGCAGTATCCCCAGCTGGAGGGCTGGTCCCCGGACACCAACTCCTGGAACGAAAAACTCTACCCGGGTTTCAAGCAAGCGGACCTCCGGAGAGGAAGAG GGAGGTCCATCGTTGCCCATTTAACCAGCGACAGCCCAGCACTAGCAGGGTCCGGCATCACGTTCACAACCACCCTCCAGTTCCCGAAGTGCCAGAAGGAGGATGCTAACGGGGACCTGGTGTTCGACAGGCGCTGCAGAGACG CGAACGGCCTGGTTCGTGCTGGTGGCTACGTGTACAACTGGACCTCCTGGATCGACGACTACGGCTTCGGGAACTGCACAGACCTGTCCAGGTGTAACCTGTTTCCCGACGGGAAGCCGTTCCCCCAGCGCTAcgactggaggaggaggagtttCGTCTACGTGTGGCACACCATGG GTCAATACTATCAGACCTGCGGGGGCTCAGTGTCCAGCATCACTCTGAACACCACCAACGTCACCCTCGGTGCAGGCATGATGGAGGTGCTGGTGTACCACAAGAGAGAGCGCCGGAAGTACAGTCCAGCCGCCACAGCAGACGGCATCTATTTTGTTACCG ATAAGATTCCGCTCGTTGTGAACATCTCCCAGAAGGTTGACCGTAACTCTTCTGACAACGTCTTCGTCAAGGGGTCGGACATCGTCTTCACGGTGCAGCTGCACGACCCCAGCCACTACCTCAGGAAGAGCGCCGTCAGCTACACCTGGGACTTCAGCGATGGCAACAGGCTCATCACTCACAGCCCTGTTGCCACTCACGCCTACAGCGCGGCGGGGAACGTCACTGTGAAGCTCACCGTGAAAGCAGCCTTCCCCACGCCGtgcccccctcccacccccacaCCCCTGGGGCTGACGTCCACCACCCCCGACCCCACTACGG CAGAGGTCCCTACAACAAGTGCACTGACTACTGAGGCTCCAGCAACGACGAGCACAGAGACAACACCTTTTG TGACCTCCGTCACCCCGACTACAACGACTGTTGCTTCAACAACTACTGCTGAACCTCCTACCAGCCCGGCAGAGTCGTCCAGCACTGCCGCCACCGAGGGGACAGCGACACCCGCCTTCAACAGCACCTCTGCGCAGACTGCGGCCCCCGCCGTGCCCTGGAGCGCCGGGCCTGCCCTGCAGCACGGCTCTCAGTGCCTGCGCTACGTGTACGGGAGCTTCGAAGTGGAACTGGTCATCGTGG atGGTGTTACAGCAGTTGAGAGCATCCAGTCGCACGTGATTGAGCAGCTGTCCCCTGCGCAGGTGGCCAACATCACCGTGGATTTTGTGGTGAAGTGTATAGGCAG TATTCCCACAATCGCCTGCACGCTGATCTCCGATGGGACGTGTAGGACGTTGAAGGGCGTCGCCTGTGAGGACATAGCTCCCTCCGAGAGCTGCCAGCTGACCCTCCAGCGCACCTTCAGCCTGGCCGGGACCTACTGCGTGAACGTCACCCTCGCCCATCCCGCCAGCATCGCTCAGGCCAGCACACACGTGACTGTTGGGAAAG TTTCAGAGTCCAGCTCTGCACAAGCCGCGGAGACGGTGCTGATTGCTGGTACTGTCCTTGTGGTTCTGTTTAGTGCTGTGGCCTTTGTACTCTACAG GCATTCCAGGGAGTATAAACTTGTGAGCAAGCCTGGCCAGAGCAGGGCAGAGGGAATCGTGGTCTCCTTTCGCCAGGTGAACAGCGCTTTGCTTCCAGGCAACGAGGAAAGGAACCCCCTGTTACAGGCCAAGCCAAACCCCTAA
- the gpnmb gene encoding protein QNR-71 isoform X2 has translation MTSPHHPNNTIIILTGDKEWRSGGQGHTQSVPVPTVCQDTGHSSRPTSSVPPGAGQDSSSHPCGLAPDPGVRDMVPLGSRTGSVQYPQLEGWSPDTNSWNEKLYPGFKQADLRRGRGRSIVAHLTSDSPALAGSGITFTTTLQFPKCQKEDANGDLVFDRRCRDANGLVRAGGYVYNWTSWIDDYGFGNCTDLSRCNLFPDGKPFPQRYDWRRRSFVYVWHTMGQYYQTCGGSVSSITLNTTNVTLGAGMMEVLVYHKRERRKYSPAATADGIYFVTDKIPLVVNISQKVDRNSSDNVFVKGSDIVFTVQLHDPSHYLRKSAVSYTWDFSDGNRLITHSPVATHAYSAAGNVTVKLTVKAAFPTPCPPPTPTPLGLTSTTPDPTTEVPTTSALTTEAPATTSTETTPFVTSVTPTTTTVASTTTAEPPTSPAESSSTAATEGTATPAFNSTSAQTAAPAVPWSAGPALQHGSQCLRYVYGSFEVELVIVDGVTAVESIQSHVIEQLSPAQVANITVDFVVKCIGSIPTIACTLISDGTCRTLKGVACEDIAPSESCQLTLQRTFSLAGTYCVNVTLAHPASIAQASTHVTVGKVSESSSAQAAETVLIAGTVLVVLFSAVAFVLYRHSREYKLVSKPGQSRAEGIVVSFRQVNSALLPGNEERNPLLQAKPNP, from the exons ATGACAAGCCCCCACCACCCCAATAACACAATTATAATTCTAACCGGAGACAAGGAGTGgcggtcagggggtcaggggcaTACCCAGAGTGTACCTGtccctacagtatgtcaggacACTGGACACTCCTCCAGACCGACCAGCAGTGTGCCCCCTGGCGCCGGACAGGACAGCAGCTCTCACCCCTGCGGCCTGGCCCCCGACCCAG GGGTTCGTGACATGGTGCCCCTCGGTTCTCGGACGGGGTCTGTGCAGTATCCCCAGCTGGAGGGCTGGTCCCCGGACACCAACTCCTGGAACGAAAAACTCTACCCGGGTTTCAAGCAAGCGGACCTCCGGAGAGGAAGAG GGAGGTCCATCGTTGCCCATTTAACCAGCGACAGCCCAGCACTAGCAGGGTCCGGCATCACGTTCACAACCACCCTCCAGTTCCCGAAGTGCCAGAAGGAGGATGCTAACGGGGACCTGGTGTTCGACAGGCGCTGCAGAGACG CGAACGGCCTGGTTCGTGCTGGTGGCTACGTGTACAACTGGACCTCCTGGATCGACGACTACGGCTTCGGGAACTGCACAGACCTGTCCAGGTGTAACCTGTTTCCCGACGGGAAGCCGTTCCCCCAGCGCTAcgactggaggaggaggagtttCGTCTACGTGTGGCACACCATGG GTCAATACTATCAGACCTGCGGGGGCTCAGTGTCCAGCATCACTCTGAACACCACCAACGTCACCCTCGGTGCAGGCATGATGGAGGTGCTGGTGTACCACAAGAGAGAGCGCCGGAAGTACAGTCCAGCCGCCACAGCAGACGGCATCTATTTTGTTACCG ATAAGATTCCGCTCGTTGTGAACATCTCCCAGAAGGTTGACCGTAACTCTTCTGACAACGTCTTCGTCAAGGGGTCGGACATCGTCTTCACGGTGCAGCTGCACGACCCCAGCCACTACCTCAGGAAGAGCGCCGTCAGCTACACCTGGGACTTCAGCGATGGCAACAGGCTCATCACTCACAGCCCTGTTGCCACTCACGCCTACAGCGCGGCGGGGAACGTCACTGTGAAGCTCACCGTGAAAGCAGCCTTCCCCACGCCGtgcccccctcccacccccacaCCCCTGGGGCTGACGTCCACCACCCCCGACCCCACTACGG AGGTCCCTACAACAAGTGCACTGACTACTGAGGCTCCAGCAACGACGAGCACAGAGACAACACCTTTTG TGACCTCCGTCACCCCGACTACAACGACTGTTGCTTCAACAACTACTGCTGAACCTCCTACCAGCCCGGCAGAGTCGTCCAGCACTGCCGCCACCGAGGGGACAGCGACACCCGCCTTCAACAGCACCTCTGCGCAGACTGCGGCCCCCGCCGTGCCCTGGAGCGCCGGGCCTGCCCTGCAGCACGGCTCTCAGTGCCTGCGCTACGTGTACGGGAGCTTCGAAGTGGAACTGGTCATCGTGG atGGTGTTACAGCAGTTGAGAGCATCCAGTCGCACGTGATTGAGCAGCTGTCCCCTGCGCAGGTGGCCAACATCACCGTGGATTTTGTGGTGAAGTGTATAGGCAG TATTCCCACAATCGCCTGCACGCTGATCTCCGATGGGACGTGTAGGACGTTGAAGGGCGTCGCCTGTGAGGACATAGCTCCCTCCGAGAGCTGCCAGCTGACCCTCCAGCGCACCTTCAGCCTGGCCGGGACCTACTGCGTGAACGTCACCCTCGCCCATCCCGCCAGCATCGCTCAGGCCAGCACACACGTGACTGTTGGGAAAG TTTCAGAGTCCAGCTCTGCACAAGCCGCGGAGACGGTGCTGATTGCTGGTACTGTCCTTGTGGTTCTGTTTAGTGCTGTGGCCTTTGTACTCTACAG GCATTCCAGGGAGTATAAACTTGTGAGCAAGCCTGGCCAGAGCAGGGCAGAGGGAATCGTGGTCTCCTTTCGCCAGGTGAACAGCGCTTTGCTTCCAGGCAACGAGGAAAGGAACCCCCTGTTACAGGCCAAGCCAAACCCCTAA